One segment of Primulina tabacum isolate GXHZ01 chromosome 6, ASM2559414v2, whole genome shotgun sequence DNA contains the following:
- the LOC142548790 gene encoding RNA pseudouridine synthase 3, mitochondrial isoform X1 produces the protein MLMKLLNHHSFLAVRYIHGSKIHPPPPASAQAIIRMSDNVSHLARSKKDLKPPQLIYLPPFPGHPLPGRKSISATRVTAISWLKYYFDDIHPHAIQTLFNRCLVQMESLDSSHSSGCYKGQAMLVKKIRHNEVMEVGARISVPISVAESKISKRFDVIPSGTLYPNADEIDYLRRIVKYKDSAVLVLNKPPKLPVKGNLPVHNSMDALAAAALSYDYDEGPKLVHRLDRESSGLLLFGRTKESISYLHQLFTDVQNADSMFKAWNGAGKTVYRRYWALVIGSPKQPEGLICAPLTKILIDDGETDRVILAHNSGLEASQEAITEYRVLGPVINGCSWIELCPRTNCKHQLRVHCAEALGTPIVGDYKYGWFVHKRWKQMPRVDFEQNTGQPYKLRRPEGLDVQRGSVLSKVPLLHLHCREMVLPNIAKFIDLNKQKFRKDGANSELDSKPDILRIVAPMPSHMKISWNLMSSYLV, from the exons ATGCTTATGAAACTCCTGAATCACCATAGTTTCTTGGCGGTTCGGTACATTCATGGGTCAAAGATCCATCCTCCACCACCAGCTTCTGCCCAGGCCATAATCAGAATGTCGGATAATGTTTCACATTTGGCCCGCTCCAAAAAAGATTTGAAACCTCCGCAACTGATATATTTGCCTCCATTCCCAGGGCACCCTCTGCCAGGAAGAAAATCAATCTCGGCTACGCGTGTCACAGCCATCAGCTGGCTTAAATattactttgatgatattcaTCCACACGCCATTCAAACCCTTTTTAATCGGTGCCTT GTGCAGATGGAATCTCTTGATTCAAGCCACTCATCAGGATGCTACAAAGGGCAAGCAATGCTCGTAAAGAAG ATTAGACATAATGAGGTCATGGAGGTGGGTGCTAGAATCTCAGTGCCTATTTCAGTTGCTGAAAGTAAAATTTCCAAGAGATTTGATGTTATTCCGAGCGGAACATTGTATCCAAATGCTGATGAGATTGACTACTTACGAAGAATTGTGAAGTACAAG GATTCTGCTGTGTTAGTGTTAAACAAACCTCCTAAACTGCCAGTAAAG GGAAACCTGCCTGTTCATAATAGCATGGATGCGTTGGCAGCTGCAGCATTGTCATATGATTACGATGAGGGCCCAAAGTTG GTGCATCGTCTTGACAGAGAGAGTAGTGGCCTCCTGCTATTTGGAAGAACAAAGGAGAGTATCTCCTATCTTCATCAGCTGTTCACTGATGTTCAAAATGCAGACTCCATGTTTAAG GCTTGGAATGGTGCTGGGAAGACAGTCTATCGAAGATATTGGGCATTGGTCATAGGTTCCCCTAAGCAACCAGAAGGCTTAATTTGCGCCCCGCTGACGAAG ATACTTATAGATGACGGGGAAACTGACAGGGTTATTTTGGCTCATAATTCGGGTTTAGAAGCATCCCAAGAGGCAATAACTGAATATCGTGTACTTGGTCCCGTGATCAATGGATGCTCTTGGATCGAGTTGTGCCCGCGTACAAACTGCAAACATCAG CTCCGAGTGCACTGTGCTGAGGCTCTTGGCACTCCAATAGTTGGTGACTACAAGTATGGTTGGTTCGTTCACAAAAGATGGAAGCAAATGCCCAGAGTCGATTTTGAGCAGAACACTGGACAACCTTACAAATTGAGGCGGCCTGAAGGTTTGGATGTTCAAAGAGGTAGTGTCTTATCAAAAGTTCCCCTCTTGCATTTGCATTGCAGAGAAATGGTGCTACCTAACATTGCGAAGTTTATCGATCTTAACAAgcaaaaattcagaaaagacGGCGCAAACTCTGAGCTTGATTCAAAACCAGATATCCTGCGCATAGTGGCGCCGATGCCTTCTCATATGAAAATTAGCTGGAATCTAATGTCCTCTTATTTGGTTTAG
- the LOC142548790 gene encoding RNA pseudouridine synthase 3, mitochondrial isoform X2 produces MLQRASNARKEVLNVQIRHNEVMEVGARISVPISVAESKISKRFDVIPSGTLYPNADEIDYLRRIVKYKDSAVLVLNKPPKLPVKGNLPVHNSMDALAAAALSYDYDEGPKLVHRLDRESSGLLLFGRTKESISYLHQLFTDVQNADSMFKAWNGAGKTVYRRYWALVIGSPKQPEGLICAPLTKILIDDGETDRVILAHNSGLEASQEAITEYRVLGPVINGCSWIELCPRTNCKHQLRVHCAEALGTPIVGDYKYGWFVHKRWKQMPRVDFEQNTGQPYKLRRPEGLDVQRGSVLSKVPLLHLHCREMVLPNIAKFIDLNKQKFRKDGANSELDSKPDILRIVAPMPSHMKISWNLMSSYLV; encoded by the exons ATGCTACAAAGGGCAAGCAATGCTCGTAAAGAAG TACTCAATGTGCAGATTAGACATAATGAGGTCATGGAGGTGGGTGCTAGAATCTCAGTGCCTATTTCAGTTGCTGAAAGTAAAATTTCCAAGAGATTTGATGTTATTCCGAGCGGAACATTGTATCCAAATGCTGATGAGATTGACTACTTACGAAGAATTGTGAAGTACAAG GATTCTGCTGTGTTAGTGTTAAACAAACCTCCTAAACTGCCAGTAAAG GGAAACCTGCCTGTTCATAATAGCATGGATGCGTTGGCAGCTGCAGCATTGTCATATGATTACGATGAGGGCCCAAAGTTG GTGCATCGTCTTGACAGAGAGAGTAGTGGCCTCCTGCTATTTGGAAGAACAAAGGAGAGTATCTCCTATCTTCATCAGCTGTTCACTGATGTTCAAAATGCAGACTCCATGTTTAAG GCTTGGAATGGTGCTGGGAAGACAGTCTATCGAAGATATTGGGCATTGGTCATAGGTTCCCCTAAGCAACCAGAAGGCTTAATTTGCGCCCCGCTGACGAAG ATACTTATAGATGACGGGGAAACTGACAGGGTTATTTTGGCTCATAATTCGGGTTTAGAAGCATCCCAAGAGGCAATAACTGAATATCGTGTACTTGGTCCCGTGATCAATGGATGCTCTTGGATCGAGTTGTGCCCGCGTACAAACTGCAAACATCAG CTCCGAGTGCACTGTGCTGAGGCTCTTGGCACTCCAATAGTTGGTGACTACAAGTATGGTTGGTTCGTTCACAAAAGATGGAAGCAAATGCCCAGAGTCGATTTTGAGCAGAACACTGGACAACCTTACAAATTGAGGCGGCCTGAAGGTTTGGATGTTCAAAGAGGTAGTGTCTTATCAAAAGTTCCCCTCTTGCATTTGCATTGCAGAGAAATGGTGCTACCTAACATTGCGAAGTTTATCGATCTTAACAAgcaaaaattcagaaaagacGGCGCAAACTCTGAGCTTGATTCAAAACCAGATATCCTGCGCATAGTGGCGCCGATGCCTTCTCATATGAAAATTAGCTGGAATCTAATGTCCTCTTATTTGGTTTAG
- the LOC142548791 gene encoding actin-related protein 5, producing the protein MPFVSKIQRQSDYSTFPSDHPIVIDNGGSYFRIGWAGESDPRVIFRNIIQRPRHKITGETITIVGDHDTALLKYFDCTRSGPRSAFDSNVVYQFEIMEYILDFGFDRLGADQSQIDHPILMTECACNPVQSRSKMAELLFETYGVPSVAFGVDAAFSYKYNQQLGMCSNDGLAICSGFNTSHAIPFVNGEPVYEACCRTNVGGYYITDYLKQLLSLKYPHHMTKLTWEKVEDLKMEHCYMAPDYASEVRLFQKGDNKTEEKTKCWQLPWTPSPTEEAPSEEEIARKAALKEKQGQRLREMAEAKKFNRINDLENEVRDLEMLLQKLSHAKENDIPSILAKTAYISKQDIESAFAKTVQSLRKAKGEPVENVEKMDTSTAEKYNLVSVPDETLTPEQIKQKRKQLFIKSTSEARQQKKQKQVEEEMEKERQKKLEEERRLENPVHYLEELQAKYRDLSEKLEQRKRLKTNGGHTNGNHNGSGAVGRGERLSSSQRERMRLLTTAAFDRGKGEDTFGLKDEDWQLYKLMSRDNEDDDEDSNNKPDPEEIELARISSRLREIDPTFISEPGPSSAEAPQFRPLTKEDFQIILGVERFRCPEILFHPNLIGIDQAGLAEMAGASIRRLPLKGQGLEERITNSILLTGGSCLFSGLSERLEAGIRMIRPCGTPIKIVKALDPIYDAWRGAAAYAATIQFSQQTFSRMDYYEKGEDWLRSYKLKYTI; encoded by the exons ATGCCATTCGTTTCGAAGATACAGAGACAATCCGATTACAGTACCTTTCCTTCGGACCACCCTATCGTTATCGACAATGGTGGCTCCTATTTTCGAATTGG ATGGGCAGGAGAGAGCGATCCTCGAGTTATTTTTCGGAATATCATCCAGAGGCCACGTCATAAGATAACTG GTGAAACTATTACAATTGTAGGTGATCATGATACTGCATTGTTGAAATACTTCGATTGCACTAGGTCGGGACCTCGTTCGGCATTTGACAGCAATGTTGTTTATCAATTTGAAATAATGGAATAT ATTCTTGACTTTGGCTTCGATCGATTGGGTGCTGATCAATCACAG ATCGATCATCCTATCTTGATGACTGAATGTGCTTGCAATCCTGTTCAGTCTCGAAGTAAAATGGCAGAACTTCTTTTTGAGACATATGGAGTTCCATCAGTAG CATTTGGCGTTGATGCTGCATTTAGCTACAAGTACAACCAACAACTTGGAATGTGTAGTAACGATGGCCTTGCTATCTGCTCTGGATTCAATACAAGTCACGCTATTCCG TTTGTGAATGGAGAACCTGTGTATGAAGCATGCTGCCGGACTAATGTTGGTGGATATTACATCACCGATTATCTAAAGCAGCTTCTTTCACTTAAATATCCTCACCATAT GACTAAGCTGACGTGGGAGAAAGTTGAAGACCTAAAGATGGAGCACTGTTATATGGCCCCCGATTATGCATCTGAAGTTCGATTGTTTCAG AAAGGGGACAATAAAACCGAAGAAAAGACCAAGTGTTGGCAGCTTCCTTGGACACCGTCACCAACTGAGGAGGCACCTTCAGAAGAAGAAATTGCTAGAAAGGCAGCTCTTAAAGAAAAACAAGGTCAAAGATTAAGGGAAATGGCTGAAGCTAAGAAGTTTAACAGAATAAATGATCTAGAAAATGAAGTGAGAGACTTGGAAATGCTTTTACAGAAGCTCAGTCACGCTAAAGAAAATGACATTCCGTCAATCCTTGCAAAGACTGCATATATTTCTAAACAGGATATAGAATCTGCTTTTGCTAAGACAGTGCAATCTTTACGCAAAGCAAAGGGCGAACCTGTTGAAAATGTCGAGAAGATGGATACTTCAACAGCTGAAAAGTACAATCTTGTTAGTGTACCAGATGAAACGCTGACACCAGAACAG attaagcAAAAGAGGAAGCAGTTATTCATAAAATCCACGTCTGAGGCAAGGCAGCAGAAAAAACAGAAACAAGTTGAGGAGGAAATGGAAAAAGAAAGACAAAAGAAACTAGAGGAGGAAAGACGCCT AGAGAATCCGGTGCATTATTTGGAGGAGTTGCAAGCAAAATACAGAGATCTTTCTGAGAAACTCGAGCAGCGAAAGAGATTAAAGACAAATGGTGGACATACAAATGGAAATCATAATGGATCAGGAGCTGTTGGTCGTGGGGAAAGATTGAGTTCTTCCCAGAGAGAGAGGATGCGCCTGTTGACTACTGCAGCATTTGACCGGGGCAAGGGAGAGGATACTTTTGGTTTGAAGGATGAGGATTGGCAGCTCTATAAGTTGATGAGTAGGGATAAcgaggatgatgatgaagatAGTAATAACAAGCCTGATCCGGAGGAAATTGAGTTAGCCCGCATCTCTTCTAGACTCCGT GAAATAGATCCGACCTTCATATCTGAACCAGGACCCTCTTCTGCGGAGGCACCTCAATTTCGCCCACTGACCAAGGAAGATTTCCAGAttatacttggagtagaaagaTTCCGTTGCCCAGAAATTCTTTTCCACCCAAACTTGATAGGCATCGATCAAGCAGGGTTGGCTGAAATGGCCGGGGCATCAATAAGGAGATTACCATTAAAGGGTCAAGGCTTGGAAGAAAGAATAACCAACTCAATCCTCTTAACTGGTGGGAGTTGTCTCTTTTCGGGCTTGAGCGAGCGTTTGGAAGCTGGAATTCGAATGATTCGACCTTGTGGGACACCCATAAAGATAGTCAAGGCGCTGGATCCAATCTATGACGCGTGGCGTGGAGCAGCTGCCTATGCTGCCACGATACAATTTTCTCAGCAAACTTTTAGTAGGATGGATTATTATGAGAAGGGTGAAGATTGGCTCCGGAGTTATAAATTGAAGTATACGATTTGA